The Juglans microcarpa x Juglans regia isolate MS1-56 chromosome 2S, Jm3101_v1.0, whole genome shotgun sequence genome has a window encoding:
- the LOC121252900 gene encoding myb-related protein 315-like, with the protein MGRQPCCDKVGLKRGPWTIEEDHKLINFILNNGIHCWRMVPRLAGLLRCGKSCRLRWINYLRPDLKRGGFTEAEENEIIQLHSRLGNRWSKIAAHFPGRTDNEIKNHWNTRIKKRLNLLGLDPVTHKPIEKKGNSGDKNEAALESTLPKGREDSMEVNSMDNYNYTNKDSLGTEEKRDKVELNLDETDDLLNNYDICWGSLDFGSWMNQETNTNTPYSPSFSLENSSNPSVGESPLYKNGMEVLWIPYSHGMASVI; encoded by the exons ATGGGAAGGCAACCTTGTTGTGATAAGGTTGGATTGAAGCGAGGCCCTTGGACAATTGAGGAAGATCACAAGCTCAttaacttcatcctcaacaatGGCATCCATTGCTGGAGAATGGTTCCTAGGCTTGCAG GATTGCTACGATGTGGGAAAAGTTGCAGATTAAGATGGATTAATTATCTAAGGCCAGATCTTAAGAGAGGCGGATTCACAGAAGCAGAAGAGAATGAAATCATTCAACTTCATTCGCGTCTTGGTAACAG GTGGTCTAAGATTGCTGCACATTTTCCCGGCCGCACAGACAATGAAATCAAGAACCACTGGAATACGCGAATCAAGAAGAGGTTAAACCTGCTTGGCTTAGACCCTGTGACTCACAAGCCaattgagaaaaaaggaaatagtgGTGACAAAAATGAGGCAGCATTAGAATCAACTTTACCAAAAGGACGAGAGGATAGCATGGAGGTTAATTCCATggataattataattatactaacaAGGATTCTCTGGGAACAGAGGAGAAAAGGGATAAAGTGGAATTAAACTTGGATGAAACTGATGATCTGCTAAACAATTATGATATTTGCTGGGGTAGCTTGGATTTTGGATCATGGATGAACCAAGAAACGAACACTAATACTCCCTATagtccttcattttctttggaaAACTCCAGCAACCCCTCTGTGGGTGAATCCCCTCTCTACAAGAATGGAATGGAAGTACTGTGGATTCCATACTCTCATGGGATGGCTTCAGTTATCTAG
- the LOC121251949 gene encoding protein WVD2-like 7, whose product MGDSACLMQPFSYTSGIPNGANEGNPIHALGNSISFGRFMSEPLAWDKWSTFSHNRYVEEAERYSRPGSVAQKKAFFEAHYKKIAAQKAAALLEQEIAASKNEPAEEGGVNNVSTHDSEMASPISNEVADQQHEVKAPYAGVYSNVNDNVYSSNVDEDKFESRIVDKADLVPENKVILTNHLEVEQSSHLWDVDNQRTTGTDLEGTHQMEKPLLKSSSSNQHSLSSMSKEKPSLSSLESVIHDRAIKVPPSPAKHTAPIFSKKDHNATPMSMKSSVYSADKKRSTPKSHHKSATFTPLREINRLSSKVIRKIESSKVGASSSKASKDCSTPLRTPTSVSKNEVQRHPSATPRSEARRATTPLDPSASRSIKVSQKWPLLPTETKMQSPTLSASFSFRTEERAARRKKKLEDKFNANDAQKLQLQTKLKEKAETEIRKLRQSLCFKARPLPNFYKERKEQQDEIKKVSLTHLQSPKLERKPTRIMVDSTSPLPPQRPIKRNGSKHVHGRKDCRTPTHSFTPQL is encoded by the exons ATGGGAGACTCAGCTTGTCTCATGCAACCGTTCTCCTACACTTCTGGAATTCCTAATGGAGCCAATGAG GGAAACCCTATTCATGCTCTGGGGAATTCAATCTCATTTGGGAGGTTCATGTCAGAGCCCTTAGCTTGGGACAAATGGTCTACCTTCTCTCACAACCGCTATGTTGAAGAGGCGGAAAGGTACTCCCGGCCTGGCTCGGTAGCTCAGAAGAAAGCTTTCTTTGAAGCTCATTACAAGAAAATCGCTGCTCAAAAGGCTGCAGCCTTGCTTGAACAAGAAATTGCTGCATCAAAGAATGAACCAGCTGAAGAAGGTGGAGTTAATAATGTTAGTACCCATGATTCGGAGATGGCGAGTCCAATTTCCAACGAGGTTGCTGACCAACAACATGAGGTCAAGGCTCCATATGCTGGGGTGTATTCCAATGTCAATGACAATGTGTATAGTTCAAACGTTGACGAGGATAAATTTGAAAGTAGAATTGTGGATAAAGCTGATCTTGTACCTGaaaacaaagttattttgacCAATCACTTAGAAGTTGAACAATCAAGCCACCTTTGGGATGTTGATAATCAAAGGACAACTGGAACAGATCTTGAAGGAACACACCAAATGGAGAAACCTCTATTGAAG AGTTCAAGCTCAAATCAACATTCTTTGTCATCGATGAGCAAGGAAAAACCATCACTTTCTTCCTTAGAGTCAGTGATTCATGATAGAGCAATCAAGGTTCCACCTTCACCTGCCAAACACACGGCTcctatattttccaaaaaggatCATAATGCTACTCCCATGAGTATGAAGTCCTCAGTATACTCCGCAGATAAGAAGAGATCAACTCCAAAATCACATCATAAGTCAGCCACTTTCACTCCACTTAGAGAAATTAATAGGTTATCTTCAAAAGTTATCCGGAAGATTGAAAGTTCAAAAGTTGGTGCTAGTTCTTCCAAGGCATCTAAAGACTGCTCGACTCCTTTGAGGACCCCGACTTCG GTATCTAAGAATGAGGTACAAAGGCATCCTTCAGCTACCCCTAGGTCAGAGGCCAGAAG GGCCACAACACCGCTTGATCCCTCAGCCTCTAGAAGTATCAAAGTAAGCCAAAAATGGCCCTTGCTCCCTACTGA AACCAAAATGCAGTCCCCAACCTTATCCGCCTCTTTCAGCTTCAGGACGGAGGAAAGAGCTGCAAGAAGAAAGAAG AAGCTAGAAGACAAATTCAATGCTAATGATGCACAAAAATTGCAGCTGCAGACAAAACTCAAG GAGAAAGCAGAAACAGAAATTAGAAAACTGCGCCAAAGCCTTTGCTTCAAAGCCAGGCCACTGCCTAATTTTTATaaggaaagaaaagagcaaCAGGATGAGATAAAGAAG GTTTCATTGACACATCTGCAGTCACCCAAGCTAGAAAGAAAGCCCACCCGCATCATGGTAGACAGCACATCCCCTCTACCCCCTCAGAGGCCAATCAAAAGAAATGGCTCCAAGCATGTTCATGGAAGAAAGGATTGTCGAACTCCAACTCATTCATTCACTCCACAACTGTAG
- the LOC121253159 gene encoding putative E3 ubiquitin-protein ligase RING1a codes for MASEDPKPNPKDPENPDENGQNVDGIFSPRFKSVAAMAGWDEETLLIASLVVEDTPDRESKYKKRSDSQFKTPPTNSRRKRRYQRRSPISIPASVLDLDEEETARKESEKSKSEIKASVNDEKKIGAKESPEQNTRVSRLSSVLPCMDKLKEELSCAICLEICFEPSTTPCGHSFCKKCLRSAADKCGKRCPKCRQLISNGRSCTVNTVLWNTIQLLFPQEVEARKAAGALNGRKTVCQSPEKAFYDNLNQSTRASGISIRDTNARRRRGIILSQDEDDAASSALRSQRGVEGQNQISERGVHRDVRNLSTRPSRVSSRDTRVTRRRGMPSQDEDAALALRLQREEFLEVFSGADAQPSRPLYSARANLRAMASRAVNLRIIGRHL; via the exons ATGGCGAGCGAAGATCCCAAACCAAATCCAAAAGACCCAGAAAACCCAGATGAAAATGGGCAAAACGTGGACGGTATATTCAGCCCCAGATTCAAATCTGTGGCTGCCATGGCCGGTTGGGATGAAGAGACACTTCTGATTGCAAGCCTTGTTGTCGAAGACACCCCCGATCGAGAGTCTAAGTACAAGAAACGCTCGGATTCCCAGTTCAAGACCCCACCCACAAATTCAAGAAG AAAACGCAGGTATCAGAGAAGAAGTCCAATTTCAATCCCAGCGTCCGTTCTTGATCTAGATGAAGAAGAAACTGCAAGAAAAG AAAGTGAAAAAAGTAAGTCCGAAATAAAAGCTTCTGTaaatgatgaaaagaaaatCGGAGCAAAGGAATCACCTGAACAGAACACTCGTGTTTCACGCTTAAGTTCAGTTCTTCCCTGCATGGATAAGCTTAAAGAAGAGTTATCTTGCGCA ATCTGTTTAGAGATTTGCTTCGAACCAAGTACCACTCCTTGTGGACACAG CTTTTGTAAGAAATGTTTGAGATCCGCTGCAGACAAATGCGGTAAAAGGTGCCCAAAATGCAGGCAATTGATAAG CAATGGAAGATCTTGCACCGTGAACACGGTTCTTTGGAACACAATACAACTTCTCTTTCCACAAGAGGTAGAAGCAAGGAAGGCAGCAGGTGCCTTGAATGGTCGAAAAACCGTGTGTCAAAGCCCAGAAAAAGCCTTTTATGATAACCTGAATCAAAGCACAAGAGCATCAGGTATATCAATCAGAGATACGAATgccagaagaagaagagggattATATTGAGCCAAGATGAGGATGATGCTGCATCATCTGCTCTAAGATCACAGAGAGGAGTCGAGGGTCAAAATCAAATCTCCGAAAGAGGGGTTCATAGAGATGTGAGGAACCTTAGTACTCGACCATCCAGGGTTTCAAGTAGAGATACAAGGGTGACACGAAGAAGAGGGATGCCGAGCCAAGATGAGGATGCGGCATTAGCACTAAGGTTGCAGAGAGAAGAGTTCCTGGAGGTGTTTAGCGGAGCTGATGCTCAGCCTAGCAGACCTCTTTACTCGGCCAGAGCAAACCTTAGAGCAATGGCATCTAGAGCGGTTAACCTTCGAATTATAGGCCGGCATCTGTAG
- the LOC121251948 gene encoding protein FAR1-RELATED SEQUENCE 5-like: MNSSEPDITTNAPEEDIENECQRSTVLASDTGQASQSPKSSFVEQIQVVNGDEREYQSPNGSSVDKSQVVIDSEHDFETPSVSSFDKSQGEIDGEASLTPDDSSVNKFDMEVVGEFECQSPDAVSVDVSGVGINVKGENDGYVAPKVGMEFESEDDAYKCYSIYAVIEGFSIRKDFVNKSRISGAVVSRRYTCYRQGYRPAKHTGNIRKSSRQETRTGCLAHMTIARQPNGKFRVTHFETKHNHEFVTPSTAHILPSQKRLDFVQAVEADLANHPGMDGIPKLGMGFDSEDHAYKFYNTYAGQIGFSVRKDYVNRSKIDGAVASRRFTCFREGFRQKDKRDSNVKRPRKETRIGCLAQLVISRQPDGKYRVTHFEEKHNHELVAACRVRMLRSQKRLAVAQVMDDNLVYGSKIRPKSAIELLCRTVVDCKDLGYDPVDYKSKLPFRRMREMKEGEAERIRLYFQSKHLKNPSFFYAIQLDADGQIANVFWADAKMLVDYSDFGDVVCFDTTCRLYRDCRPFASFIGVNHHKQMVIFGAALLYDVTVESFKWLFQTFIQAMSGKKPKTFLTDDEATMTEAVGSVLPETHHRMCVWHVYQNGLKQLSDLSVGSGSFVNDLNCCFFDQEEEEDFINAWKAMLDAYGLWENEWLREIFECREKWAVAYGRHNFCADIKSALLRENFTANLKKYLKSDLDVLPFLKHLGKVVNDWHYKELEANYDMSQRMPRLMGDVILLKQARDTYTPEIFELFQLEYETCLNILVNQCTENGSLFEYKLSIYGQLREYTVTFNSADENVSCNCMKFEFMGVLCSHALKVLDYRNIKLLPTKYILKRWTKDARV, encoded by the coding sequence GATTCAGGTGGTAAATGGTGATGAGCGTGAGTATCAAAGTCCAAATGGCTCTTCTGTCGACAAGAGTCAGGTGGTTATTGATAGTGAGCATGATTTTGAGACCCCAAGTGTTTCTTCTTTTGACAAGAGTCAAGGGGAAATTGATGGTGAGGCCAGTCTGACCCCAGATGACTCCTCTGTTAACAAGTTTGATATGGAAGTTGTTGGTGAGTTTGAGTGTCAGAGCCCAGATGCTGTATCTGTTGATGTATCAGGAGTTGGTATTAATGTAAAAGGTGAGAATGATGGATATGTGGCACCAAAAGTTGGCATGGAGTTTGAATCAGAAGATGATGCATACAAGTGTTACAGTATATATGCTGTTATAGAAGGTTTCAGCATTCGAAAAGATTTTGTAAACAAAAGTAGGATAAGTGGTGCAGTGGTATCCAGAAGGTACACTTGTTATAGACAAGGTTATCGGCCCGCCAAACATACTGGAAACATAAGGAAATCCTCCCGGCAGGAAACAAGAACTGGTTGCTTGGCCCATATGACCATTGCCCGTCAACCCAATGGCAAGTTTCGTGTCACtcattttgaaacaaaacacaatcatgaGTTTGTAACGCCATCTACAGCTCATATTTTACCATCACAAAAGAGATTAGATTTTGTTCAAGCGGTTGAAGCTGACTTAGCCAATCATCCTGGAATGGATGGCATACCAAAACTTGGGATGGGATTTGATTCAGAAGATCATGCATACAAGTTTTACAACACATATGCTGGACAGATAGGGTTCAGCGTCCGGAAAGATTATGTAAATAGGAGTAAGATAGATGGTGCTGTGGCATCTAGACGGTTTACTTGTTTTAGAGAAGGTTTTCGACAGAAAGACAAACGGGATTCAAATGTGAAGAGACCTCGAAAGGAAACAAGAATCGGCTGTTTGGCTCAACTGGTTATCTCTCGTCAGCCTGATGGTAAATATCGTGTCACTCACTTTGAAGAAAAGCACAATCATGAGCTTGTGGCTGCATGTAGAGTTCGCATGTTGCGATCACAAAAGAGACTGGCCGTAGCTCAAGTCATGGATGACAATTTAGTTTATGGTTCTAAGATTCGGCCAAAATCAGCCATCGAATTGCTATGTAGGACAGTTGTAGATTGCAAGGATCTTGGTTATGATCCCGTtgattataaaagtaaactgcCTTTCCGACGTATGAGGGAGATGAAAGAGGGAGAAGCAGAAAGGATACGACTCTATTTTCAAAGCAAACATTTAAAAAAcccttctttcttttatgcCATCCAACTGGATGCTGATGGTCAAATAGCTAATGTATTTTGGGCTGATGCAAAGATGTTGGTGGATTACAGTGACTTTGGTGATGTGGTTTGCTTTGATACAACTTGCAGATTATACAGAGATTGCCGACCTTTTGCATCTTTCATTGGGGTTAATCATCATAAGCAAATGGTGATCTTTGGTGCTGCGCTTTTGTATGATGTAACTGTTGAATCTTTCAAGTGGCTGTTTCAAACTTTCATTCAAGCAATGTCTGGAAAGAAGCCAAAGACTTTCCTCACAGATGATGAGGCAACAATGACTGAAGCAGTTGGTTCAGTATTGCCTGAAACACATCATCGAATGTGTGTATGGCATGTGTACCAAAATGGGCTTAAACAACTGAGCGACTTGTCTGTGGGCTCGGGATCTTTCGTCAATGATTTAAACTGTTGCTTTtttgaccaagaggaagaggaggattTCATTAATGCATGGAAGGCCATGCTAGACGCATATGGTCTTTGGGAAAACGAGTGGTTGCGTGAGATATTTGAATGTAGAGAGAAATGGGCTGTAGCATATGGAAGGCATAACTTTTGTGCTGACATCAAAAGTGCACTACTTCGTGAAAATTTTACTGCCAACTTAAAGAAGTATCTGAAGTCTGACTTAGATGTGCTTCCATTTCTCAAACATCTTGGAAAGGTGGTGAATGATTGGCACTACAAAGAATTAGAAGCTAATTATGATATGAGCCAACGAATGCCAAGACTAATGGGGGATGTGATTCTGTTGAAGCAGGCAAGGGATACTTACACGCcagaaatttttgaattgttcCAGCTAGAATATGAAACATGCCTCAATATTCTCGTCAACCAATGCACTGAGAATGGGTCATTGTTTGAGTACAAACTCAGCATATATGGACAACTGCGAGAGTACACAGTTACTTTTAATTCTGCTGATGAGAATGTTTCCTGCAATTGTATGAAATTCGAGTTTATGGGAGTTTTGTGCAGCCATGCATTAAAAGTGCTCGATTATAGAAATATAAAGCTGCTCCCGACCAAATACATATTGAAGAGATGGACAAAAGATGCAAGAGTCTGA
- the LOC121251459 gene encoding uncharacterized protein LOC121251459 has protein sequence MKMGRRSKGIAFCVLCISLCLRIVQGYKESETMRTLKLEQGDSHEVHCSRERSQAAWKIIEEYLMPFMEKERYQISRRCRLHPDNDLYRDQEQHKIHVDLNEWQCGYCRKRFYTEKYLDLHFDNRHYDLLDTSHSKCLADVCGALHCDLVMDSMPRKTKCNPAAAARNHHLCESLADSCFPVNQGPSASHLHEFFLRQFCDAHSCTGDQKPFSRGHRKTRSIFYLSISILTLVLLPLFYIFIYMHQRGIKGGTVELKRISKSVRKKKPS, from the exons ATGAAAATGGGTAGGCGGTCGAAAGGGATCGCGTTTTGCGTTCTTTGCATCTCGCTTTGTTTACGGATAGTTCAG GGTTATAAAGAATCTGAAACCATGCG AACTCTTAAGCTGGAGCAGGGAGATTCTCATGAGGTGCATTGTTCAAGAGAAAGGAGCCAGGCAGCATGGAAGATAATTGAGGAG TATCTAATGCCCTTTATGGAGAAAGAACGATATCAGATTTCAAGAAGGTGTAGGCTTCACCCAGACAACGACCTTTACAGAGATCAGGAACAGCACAAGATCCACGTTGATTTAAATGAATGGCAATGTGGATACTGTAGGAAAAGGTTTTATACGGAGAAATACCTTGATCTTCATTTTGACAATAGGCACTATGACTTGCTGGATACG AGTCACAGCAAGTGTTTGGCAGATGTATGTGGTGCATTGCATTGTGACCTTGTGATGGATTCCATGCCTCGCAAAACTAAGTGCAATCCTGCTGCTGCTGCAAGGAATCATCATCTGTGTGAG AGTCTTGCTGATAGTTGTTTTCCAGTCAATCAGGGTCCCTCAGCAAGCCATCTTCATG AATTTTTCTTGCGACAATTCTGTGATGCTCACTCTTGCACTGGAGATCAGAAACCCTTCTCTAGAGGGCACAGG AAGACTAGGAGTATATTCTACCTCTCTATTTCCATTTTGACTCTGGTGCTGTTGCCGCTTTTCTATATCTTCATTTATATGCACCAGAG GGGAATAAAAGGGGGGACAGTAGAGCTGAAGCGCATCTCAAAAAGTGTGAGAAAGAAAAAGCCCTCTTAG